The sequence below is a genomic window from Brevibacillus agri.
AGCGCCTCCTTAAAAAGCCCAGATCCGCCATTGCGTCCAGAGCATTTGCGCCGCGTGACGGGCGATCGGATGAATCATCAGCGCAGCGGTGACAGGCAACAGCATCGCCGCCATGCACCAGCCCCACAGCTTCCACGAGCCAGTCGGCTGGTAGAGCTGGCTGACTCCTTTGGCGTCAATCAGCCTGGGGCCGATCTTCGTGCGCACCAGCAAAGTACTGGCCATCCCTTTGCGGCCTTTTTCCAGAAAATCAATCATGTTCGTATGGGCACCAATCGTCACGATCAGCTCTGCTTTTTTCTCATAGGCCAACAGCATCGCCACATCTTCGCTCGTGCCAGGCGCAGGCAGGACGTGATGCGCCACCCCGAGCTGCTCGACTCTGGCTTTTCCGGGAGCAAGCCCGTCGACAAAGGCGTGGACGACGATTTCGGCCCCGCACAAGAGCGCCTTGTCCGAGATGCTGTCCATGTCGCCGACGATCAGGTCGGGCTTGTACCCCGCTTGCAAAAGAGCGTCCGCTCCCCCGTCGACCCCGATGAGCACGGGCCGGCATTCGCGTATGTAGGAGGAGAGCGTCTGCAAATCTTCCTTGTAATGCTTGCCGCGGACGACGACGACGACGTGCCGTTTTTCCAGTCTGGTCCGCAGCGGCATGGGACAGAGCGGCTTTAAAAACAAGTCTTTTTCTTTATTGGCGTACATGAGCGTGTTATCAATAAATAAGGACAGCGTATCATCCAGCCTGCTCTGCGCCTCGGCCCACTTCCCGAGCACCGCCTCCACTGTGACGTGGCGAAGCAACAGGGCAAGCTCCCATTGCGCCTTTCGTTTCAAGTACAGACTGCCTTCCCGGATGGCTGCAAATTGGCCGTTCCACGCTTCCAACGCGGTCGGCTCTGCCGGCTCGCGCTCTGCCTCGTACAAAGCGACGCCCGCTCGCAGCAAGAGCCGCGCTCCTTCGGCTGGATACTGTCCTGTCATGAAAGCGGACAGGTTGACAACTACCCTCGTCCCCGCTTCCAGCAAGGACCTGGCCGCCATCTCATCCACATCGGGATGATCGATGACGGCGATATGGTGGGGGTGGAGCCGTTTGCAAAGCTGCTTCGTCTTGCGGTCAGCAGCAATCACTCCCGTATAGGTAAGAAAATCGAGACGTTTTCGCTTGCCCATCTTTTCCACCTCCAGGAATAGTATGCTAAAAATTTCCTTGGAGCATGCAAAAAAGAGGCTGTGCAGGAATCGCACAACCTCTTTTTGGCCGGACGGAAAGCCTTGTTGACTAGGCTCCCTTTGTTATGTAGTAAATAATCAAACCGTCAGCAAACAGGAAAACCGCCAGCGAAAGCAAGCCAAATCCGATTGCGAATTTGTTTTTCGCCTTAATCGAGTTCAAACAGCCCCAAGCGATAAAAAACGTGAAGACGAACATCAAAATATCAAACAACACAATCTTCATGTACGACAACTCCTTCAACATGATGACGCTAACCGATAATACAATGGCAATATTATTATATATCCTCGCGTATTAAGAGACAAGCATATCCAAATTTGTGACAAACAAATTCACAATTACGTTTATTTTTATTGTGCCACAAACTTATTTGCCTATCCATATCGTCCAGCGATCCTGCTCGCTGATCGTCTCATGTCCGGACAGCTTCAGGCAAATCGCGTCCACCAACTGCTCCAGCTCGGCGTCCGTCAGCTCGTGGAGCAAAGAACGCCCTTTGCGCGAGCGCAAATCACGCGCCAGCTCATCGAGAGTGCCATAGACGCGCCTGACCTCCCAGAGCGACAACCGCTCGATTTTTGCAAGTCCAGCCTGCTGCATCGCTGCCCGGACCGTCCGATCAGCCGGGCGACGCTTGGCCTCGACTTCAAGCAATCGCGGAAACTGCTCGAAAAAATAGCCCCGCAGATGCGTTTGGGAAGCCGGGACGGCACAGTCGTCAATCGTTCGATCCTGAATCAGACAAATGCCGCCGGTAGCGAGCAGTCGTTTTACTTCGGAAAAAAATCCGCGCAGATCGTGGAGATGGTGAATCAGCGCCCGGGCAAAGACGATATCGGCACAGCCGTCAGGCAGCCCGGTTTCCAGCGCATCGCCCTGCACGAACGAGATGCGCGGCTCGTCTGCGCATTGCTTTTGCGCCGCTGCCAGCATCACGCTGGAAAAATCGACTCCGGTGACGCTTGCAGCGCCCAGCTTCGCCCACGCCTTGCTGTAGATGCCGCCTCCGCAGCCGATATCGACCACGCGCTTGTCGCGCGGATCGACGACAGACAGCATGGTGCTCGCCCACGTGGCGTCTGCCGCTCGACCTGTGTAGCTGTCTTCGTTTTCCTTGGCGTGAAAATCCATTTTCATGCTACTTCGCCTCCATAAACTCCAGACGGTTTCCGAATGGGTCTTCGGTAAAGAAGCGGACAAGCCCGGGGATTTCATCGTCGAGCCGAATCGGTACGCCCGCCTGCTCCAAATGCGCGATCAGCGCCTCGATGTTTTGCACGACAAAGGCAGGGTGCGCTTTTTTCGCCGGAACAAAGCCCTGCTCGATTCCGAGGTGAATCAATTGGGCGCCGCAGCGGAACCATGCGCCGCCGCGCGCCCGGAGCTTTTCCGGCTTGGGCACTTCCGGCATGCCGAGCAAGCCTGTGAAAAAGCGCCGTGCCTCCTCTTCCGCTCCTGGCGGGGCTGCCAACTGGACGTGATCCAAGCCGATCCATTCAAACTGGTTACTCATCGTCATTTCCTCCCTTTTTTTGGCACATTACCATCCATTCATCAATCTGATGCGCCACAACTCTTCCTTGCTCGATTTTCACGCCGAGATAGTGTTGCTGCTCTGCAGTCGCCTCCAGGAGCATTCGCTCGACTGCCTGCTCCTGCTCCGGTGATTCGGACATCCGCTGTACCCAGGGCAAAAAGGCAAACTGTTTTTTCCGCAGCCGTGCCTGCCGCTCCTGCAAATCGCAAGCCGCGTGCAGCGCTCTCCACTCGCTCACCGACAGGCAGCGCACGTGGCTTGGGTCGCGCCGCTTCTCTACCTGGTTCACGAAGTCCGCGAGCTGTTCTTCCTCCGGCGCTACGTTGTCGATGAACAAAAACCGTCCGCCCGGGCGCAGCACGCGACTCGTCTCACGGACAAAGGCGGCCGGATCTGGAAAATGGTGCGCCGCAAT
It includes:
- a CDS encoding VOC family protein, whose translation is MSNQFEWIGLDHVQLAAPPGAEEEARRFFTGLLGMPEVPKPEKLRARGGAWFRCGAQLIHLGIEQGFVPAKKAHPAFVVQNIEALIAHLEQAGVPIRLDDEIPGLVRFFTEDPFGNRLEFMEAK
- a CDS encoding class I SAM-dependent methyltransferase; this translates as MKMDFHAKENEDSYTGRAADATWASTMLSVVDPRDKRVVDIGCGGGIYSKAWAKLGAASVTGVDFSSVMLAAAQKQCADEPRISFVQGDALETGLPDGCADIVFARALIHHLHDLRGFFSEVKRLLATGGICLIQDRTIDDCAVPASQTHLRGYFFEQFPRLLEVEAKRRPADRTVRAAMQQAGLAKIERLSLWEVRRVYGTLDELARDLRSRKGRSLLHELTDAELEQLVDAICLKLSGHETISEQDRWTIWIGK
- a CDS encoding DUF2759 family protein, with the protein product MKIVLFDILMFVFTFFIAWGCLNSIKAKNKFAIGFGLLSLAVFLFADGLIIYYITKGA
- the steA gene encoding putative cytokinetic ring protein SteA translates to MGKRKRLDFLTYTGVIAADRKTKQLCKRLHPHHIAVIDHPDVDEMAARSLLEAGTRVVVNLSAFMTGQYPAEGARLLLRAGVALYEAEREPAEPTALEAWNGQFAAIREGSLYLKRKAQWELALLLRHVTVEAVLGKWAEAQSRLDDTLSLFIDNTLMYANKEKDLFLKPLCPMPLRTRLEKRHVVVVVRGKHYKEDLQTLSSYIRECRPVLIGVDGGADALLQAGYKPDLIVGDMDSISDKALLCGAEIVVHAFVDGLAPGKARVEQLGVAHHVLPAPGTSEDVAMLLAYEKKAELIVTIGAHTNMIDFLEKGRKGMASTLLVRTKIGPRLIDAKGVSQLYQPTGSWKLWGWCMAAMLLPVTAALMIHPIARHAAQMLWTQWRIWAF
- a CDS encoding class I SAM-dependent methyltransferase — its product is MDKNQEVKQAVQQQFGKNAQEYVQSKTHAQGADLPLMIEWLSPQTSWKVLDIATGGGHVARTLAPLVELVVATDLTRPMLAAAAQANEQAPNILYVQADAEALPFLSETFDLVTCRIAAHHFPDPAAFVRETSRVLRPGGRFLFIDNVAPEEEQLADFVNQVEKRRDPSHVRCLSVSEWRALHAACDLQERQARLRKKQFAFLPWVQRMSESPEQEQAVERMLLEATAEQQHYLGVKIEQGRVVAHQIDEWMVMCQKKGGNDDE